From the Glutamicibacter halophytocola genome, the window TGTACCTGTCAACGGCCATCAACGCGGGACTGAACGTGATTGTCACGGGACCAACACAGGCTGGCAAAACGACGATGCTCAATTGTTTGGCCTCTTCAATTGGTCCTCGTGAGCGCATCATTACCATTGAAGAAATTTTTGAACTTAATCTTTCTTTGCGCGATGTGGTGGCCATGCAAACGCGGCTCGCAAACCTTGAAGGAATGGGCGAAATTACGATGCGTCGCCTAGTCAAAGAGGCGCTTCGTATGAGACCGGACAGGATTATTGTGGGGGAGGTCCGTGAGGCCGAGTCGCTGGACATGCTCATCGCCCTGAATTCAGGGATTTCTGGGCTTTGTACCCTTCACGCGAATTCTGCGAGGGACGCGATTACGAAGATTTGCACTTTACCTTTATTAGCCGGTCCGAACATCACAAGCGACTTCACGGTCAAAACTGTTGCTGCTTGTATAGATCTAGTCGTGCATTGCGTACGCAGCCCTGGTGGGAATCGATACGTAAATGAAGTCCTCAGCATTCGTAACCGGGTGGAAGCAGGACAAATCGAATCGTCTACTTTGTTTGAAAGACGAGATGGAAGTCTTCGCGCCTCGCCAGGCGCGGATTGGGAGCACGAAAAATTCGATCTTGCCGGGATCAACGTCGCGGAACTGATGGCGGTATAGCGATGATCGCGTTTTTTGCATTGCTTGGTGGTCTCGGGCTGGCTGTCTTGGTCGATTGGCTACTCTTCGCACCGTGGGTGCGTGCTCCGAAGCGGAGGTCAGCGATCAAGGGGGCCCTGCTGCAAGCTGGAATGACAAATGTGACACCGCCCAAGTTCCTCATGATTTGTTTGGTGTGTGGTGTCGCATCAGGATTATTGACCTTGGGGCTAACTGGCGCGTGGCTGTTTGCCCTTCTATTTTTCAGCTTTGGAATTTTCGCCCCATGGGCATTTCTGCGTCGTCAAGCGTCTAGGCGGCGGGCTGCATTGCAGGAACAATGGCCTGAAGTCGTTGATCATCTGCGAAGCGCCATACGTGCCGGGCTGTCGTTGCCTGAAGCCCTGAGCCAACTCGCAACAGTGGGACCAAAAATACTTAGGCCGCTATTCGGGGACTTTGCTTTGGACTATCGAGCCACCGCCAACTTTAACGTAGCTCTGGAACAGCTTGGTGAGCGAATGGCCGACCCAGTTGCCGACAAGATCTTGACCACTCTTCGAATCACTCGCGAAGTCGGTGGCACTGATTTGGGACACACCCTAGCAACTTTGTCTGCTTTCCTTCGCGATGACGTACGCACGCGTGGCGAACTGGCCGCTCGGCAGTCCTGGATAGTCTCCGCAGCCCGGTTGGCTGTGGCAGCGCCATGGATTCTGCTCCTGATTCTGGGAACCCAGGACGCGGCAAAAGACGCGTACATGACGGCCGGTGGAGTGCTTGTCCTGGGTCTAGGAGTATTAATCTCAATCGTCTGTTACCGAATCATGCTGCGGTTGGGCACGTTACCGGCGGAAGAGAGAGTTCTGTCATGAACTCATACGTTTCATGGGCTGCCCTGTGCGGACTCGGGTTCGGGCTAGGGATATGGATCATCCTGGTCAATCTGCCCGGATGGAGAAAAATGGCTTTCGCCGAACGAATTGCCCCACATGTCCGCGTCGGCGTCAGAAGTTCGCGGATGCTTGAGGACTCTTGGCATTCAGAGTCGGGGCATTCAGCGCTGGCCCAACTTGCATCGCCATTGATCTCGCAAATGAGAAAGTTTGCCAGTAGCCATAGCCCTTCCAATGACATTCTCAAGAAAAGGCTCCATGCCGCTGGCCTTGAGATGAGCATAATTGACTATCGCTCACAAGAGATCATCTGTGCAATGGCCGGAGTTGTGGCAGGGGCCGTTTGTACTGCGTTTATTTCAATGCAATACGACCTTTCGCTGGTCTTTTCTATCGTGGCCGTTATTTGCTGTGGGATGTTGGGTTACGCGTTGCGAGGCTGGTGGCTTGGCGAACAAATTCATCGCAGAGCTCGAAAAATATTGACCCAATTCCCAACGGTTGCTGAAGTCCTGGCCTTGACGGTCGGTGCAGGGGAATCAACTACTGGTGCAATCGAACGTATCTCCCGAATCTGCCACGGAGTCATAGGTGAAGAATTCGTGAAGACGTTGAACGACATTCATTCCGGAACTCCTATGGTTCATGCGATGCAAAATATGTCTGATCGAATGCAAGTCGGAACGATCTCAAGATTTGTTGATGCAATTGTGGTTGCCACTGAACGTGGGACTCCTCTAGCCCAAGTACTCAGAGACCAAGCTCAAGACGTTCGAGACGCATCGAAACGCGAATTAATGGAAGTTGCGGGAAAACGAGAAATTTTCATGCTCGTACCCGTTGTCTTTGGCATTTTGCCGTTGACGATCGTATTCGCGGTATTCCCGGGACTAGCGCTATTGGAGATGAGCTATTGAACGAAATTAGTAGTGATGTAACTCCGAACCTTGAAATTACGAACACTGGAAGGCACGCCATGTTGAACATACAGGAATTTTTCATTGGTCTCTTTTTACGATTAGTGGTTGTGGCAAAGAGGCTGTGGGGAAAAATCTCGCCCAAAATTGGAGACTCTAGAGGCGACGTGCCTGGTTGGGTGATGATTACTTTAATGTCGGCTGTCTTGGTCGCAGCACTTTTAGCTATCGCAGGACCGCGATTGCAGGACCTCTTCAATCAAGCCATTGATCGGGTTTCGGGGTTGGGATAGAAGGCAAACATGCGCCGCGTCGTGCCGAATGGAATACCGCCAGTATTTAGGCGGTTCTTTGGTGAATCCAAGGGATCAGCCGTAGCGGAATTTGTCATGATCACGACGCTGTTAGTTCTCATCGCGTTGACGCTAATTCAACTCGCACTTGTCCTGCACGTTCGTAATACGTTGATCGATGCGGCTGCAAACGGCGCACATTATGGTGCGCTAGCGAATCGGTCCACGGCAGATGCGCAAGATCGGACACGGCACTTGATCACTGAGAGTCTTCATTCGGGATTTGCCGGAAACATTAGCGTTCGCTCCGCGAATGTCGGCGAGGGCAGCGTGATCACAGTGTCGGTTGAAACGAAGGTGCCGTTGGTCGGTTTACTACCCAACGGATGGAACCTGCATGTACAAGGTGAAGCTGTGAAGTATGGCTAATTTACAGAGAACTATCTCGGCAGCTTTGCGCAAAACTTCGCAGGACGAATCCGGAAGCGCGATCGTTGAGTTTATTTTCGCGGCGACAGTACTTTTGATTCCAATGGTCTACTTAATTCTTGCCGCAAGTCATCTCCAGGCAGGTAGCTATGCGGTGGTTGGAGCCGCGGACCAGGCAGCTAAGGTGTTTGCGCTAGCCGATACCCCAATTCAAGCGCAAGCAGATGCCAAAGAAACGGTACGCCGTGCGATGAATAATTTTGGCTATTCCAACGCGAAAACGAGTATTTCTTGCGATTCTGAATGCTTGAGTCCTGGAAGCGTAGTGACGGTCACCGTCGAATTGGACGTTCCGTTGCCCTTTGTCTCGGCGATGTTCGATGTATCAGCCTTTTCAGTTGATTCAGCAGCTTCCCAAAGAGTTGATCAATTTGGATAGCCATGGCAACTACAAGAAGTGGGCATCTGCAGAAGATGGGCAATCCTTAGTGCTTGCTATTGGACTCTGCGCAATTACTCTGTTGACTATCTCGGTAGTTCTGGCGGCGAGTGCGGTAAATCTGAAAGCACGCCAATTATTGTCTATCGCAGACGGGGCAGTGGTCGCGGCCGTAGATGAGTTCGAATTCGTGGCAGATGGGCCCAACCCCCGAATCGAGTTGAGCCAACAACGGGTTCAGCAGGCCGTAGGTAAGTACCTCCTCGATGTTGGAGCTGCCGGAAGAGTCGATGATTTGCGGATAGCTTCAGTGGAGATCCGCCCCGATGGGCAGGGTGCCACTTTAGAACTATCGGGAACTGTACGACCTCCAATCGTCGGCTGGATTGTGCCGAATGGAGTCCCGATTTCAGTGAACTCCACTGCGCAGACGGTCCTGAGTCGCTGACAGGGGACTCCGGGATCGGAGGTGAAATGACGTAGTCTTAGAGGACCATGGCAAAAACTGACTTCTCTGCTGAAATCCGCACACTGCGCTCAACTTTCTCTGCAATTGAAGATGTTAGCGACGTTGATCAGATCAAGGCTGACATTGCAACGCTCTCCGAGGAAGCGGGCGCCCCTGATCTCTGGGACGATCCTGCCGCAGCGCAAATTGTCACTAGCAAGCTTTCATACCGCCAGTCGGAGCTAGAGCGCCTCACGAAGCTCAAGACGCGGATTGATGATCTAGAAGTACTCGTCGAGTTGGCCGAACTCGAAGATGACGACGAAACGTTGCAAGAGGCCGAAAAAGAACTTATGGGCATCCGCAAGGCCCTCGATGATCTGGAAATTGTTACTTTGCTCAGCGGCGAGTTCGATTCCCGAGGTGCCGTGGTAACAATTCGTTCCGGGGCTGGCGGCGTCGATGCTGCGGACTTTGCCGAGATGCTCATGCGAATGTATTTGCGATGGGCTGAAAAGCGCGGATTCAAAGCTACCGTGATGGACACGTCCTATGCTGAAGAAGCTGGACTGAAGTCGGCTACCTTCGAAATCGACGAACCTTACGCTTTTGGAACGTTGTCCGTAGAGGCTGGAACTCATCGCCTTGTCCGAATTTCGCCATTCGACAACCAGGGACGTCGCCAAACTTCCTTCGCTGCCGTTGAAGTAGTTCCACTTATTGAACAGACCGACAGCATCGAAATTCCAGAATCGGAAATTCGCGTGGATGTGTTCCGTTCTTCGGGCCCTGGTGGGCAGAGCGTCAACACTACCGACTCGGCGGTTCGCATGACTCACATTCCAACTGGAGTTGTTGTCTCCATGCAGAATGAAAAGTCACAGATTCAGAACCGTGCTGCTGCACTTCGCGTTTTGCAGTCCAGGCTTCTGCTCCTGAAAAAGGAACAGGAAGACGCACAGAAAAAAGAGTTTGCTGGTGATGTGAAAGCCTCGTGGGGCGACCAGATGCGTTCGTACGTGCTCAATCCATATCAAATGGTCAAGGATCTGCGCACTGAACACGAAGTAGGCAATACTCAAGCTGTGCTTGATGGTGAGATTGATGATTTCATCGATGCAGGGATCCGCTGGCGCGCAGGACAGCGCCGCCCAAGCAAATAGCAGATGCTGCGAATACCTATCTAGTAGTACGGACTTGTCAAAAGCAGTGTAAGTATCGTCACCGGGCCCATTGGCCAAGGGCGAAATACATCAAGTAATGCATGATCTCAGTGGTTTATCTTTGCTGTGCTTATCGGATGAATATGGCAACACACCTAGGAATTATGCTGGTTCGACGGCTTGCACCGATAGTGTTTGGAACACTGGCGCATCTATTGACGTTTGATCTCGAGATTGGTATTCGTGGGTCGCGCCCCGACGAAAACTAGCGATTGAAGACATGATTAAATTCGAAAACGTCTCGATGGTTTATGAGCCAAGACAGCAGAATGCCGCCTTGGACGACATAAACATCGAGATTAGCCGCGGCGAATTCGCCTTCTTGGTCGGCGAATCCGGTTCCGGAAAGTCGACCTTCCTGAGCTTGGTGCTACGCGAAAAGCGTTCTACCGACGGGGCTGTTTACGTTGCAGGGCAGAACCTGAACCGGATCCCAAGTCGACGTGTGCCAAAACTGCGTCGTGATATCGGGTTCGTGTTCCAGGACTTCCGCCTCCTGCGCGAACGTACAGTCTTTGACAATGTGGCCTTCGCGATGGAAGTAATCGGCGCCTCGCGTGCTCAGATTCGTGAACGCGTCCCAGATGCCTTGAAGCTGGTGGGACTTGAAGACAAGGCTCGTCGCAAGCCTACCGAGCTTTCCGGCGGTGAGCAGCAGCGTGTCGGTATAGCGCGCGCCATTGTGAATAAGCCGTCGATCCTTTTGGCCGATGAGCCCACCGGTAACCTCGACCGCAAGAACAGCATCGAAGTCATGAACGTGCTGAATCGCATTAATCAGAACGGGACAACCGTTTTGATGGCAACGCACGCACACGAGCTTGTTAGCGAATACCGTCATCGCGTGATTGAACTGCAGCGCGGACAGGTGATCCGCGACGAAGTAGAAGGTCAATACACGCCAATGACCACGGTGGTGAACCAAGACGGATCTCGCGAGCTACTCGTGGGCGATTCGGCTGTTGAACACCACGAAGATTCACAGGTTGCTGAGGACCAGAAAGACGAGGACCAGTGAGACTAGGATTTATTCTCCGCGAAGCGGCGAAAGGCCTTCGGCAGAATGTCGTGATGGTCGTTTCTGTCGTCCTGGTGACTTTCGTTTCGCTAACATTCGTTGGCGCGTCGATTCTTCTGCAACTGCAGATTAACCAGATGAAGGGCTACTGGTACGACCGCATGGAGGTAGCGATCTATCTCTGTGACGACACCAGCACTTCGCCGAACTGTGGCGGAAATGAAGCCACTGATGCTCAGCGGCAGAACATTGAGAAGGTTCTCAAGTCCGAACAGTTGGCTCCGTATATCAAGGAATATGCCTATGAATCGAAAGATCAGGCGTACAAGAACTTCTTGGATCAGTATGAGAACTCTTCCCTAGTTGACCAGATCACTCCTGAGCAGCTGCCTGAATCCTTCCGTGTTGCATTGGTTGACCCGGAGAAGTATCCGGTGATCAACGAAGCGTTTTCGACGGTCGACGGGGTGGACTCCGTAATCGACCAGCGTGACCTGCTAGAGAAGGTCTTCCAGCTCGTGCGCGTTGCTTCGGCTGCTGCAGCCGTGGTTGCAATCGTGATGATCATTTGCGCGGTCCTGCTTACAGGAACAACGATTCAACTCTCAGCTATGCATCGACGGTTGGAAACAACCATCATGCGGCTGGTCGGTGCATCCAAAGCGACAATTCAGCTTCCGTTCATCATTGAAGGTGTTATTGCCTCGTTGATCGGTGGATTGCTAGCTTCGGGAACCTTATGGCTTCTTCTCAAATTCCTCGTCGAAGACAAGCTTGCCAGTGAAAATGTCGGCGTTGCCTTCATTTCTACCGGAGTAGTTTGGCTTGTTGCGCCTGTCCTCTTGATAATCGGTATCGTTTTGGCCACAATTTCATCAGTGGTAACGTTGAAGCGTTACCTGAAGGTTTAGCCGAATCGTTATCTCCGGCCTATCTGATGCACGACAATTCACTCTAAGGAGTCACATGCTGTCCAACGCAGTGCGTAGTAAGTTCTTGCGCGCCACTCTCGGTGGCGCCATGGCACTGGCCTTGACGTTGCCGGCTGGAATTGTCGCAGCTGATGAGCTGGACGATAAAAAAGCTCAGGTTGAAGGCAATATCAATAACCTAGAGCAAGACATGGAATTCCTGGACGCCGATATCCAGGCCACCGACAAGAAGTTGCGTGACCAGCAGGCTCAGGTTCCTGCAGCGGAACAGGCATTGGCGGACGCGCAGAGCCGTGTCGCCAATGCCCAAGCGGCAGTTGCCGATCTGAACAACCGTTTAATTGCTGCTCAGGGAACGCGCGATCAAGTCGCGGCCGAAATTGAGGCAAACGCCAAGAAGATTTCTGAAGCAAAAGAAGCCATGGCTTCGATTGCGTCAGAGGCTTATAAGCGCGGCGGCGTTTCTAGCGGGCTGGACATGATCCTGAACATGGAGTCGGCCACCGAGATCGCAGACGGTCTTGACCTGGCAAACCGAGCGATGGCTTCGCAGAGCGCTACCTACAACGACTTGGCGCAAGAGCAGGCCAACAACGAAAACAATAAGGTTCGACTTGACGCCGTTGAGAAGGAAATCTCATCGCTCAAATCCCAGGCCGAGGACGCGCTGGCTCAAGAGCAGGCAGCTCGAACCCAAGCGCAGAACGCAAAGAACGAACTCGATGCTTTGGTTGCAAGCACTGAAAAACTTGGTGCTGAGCTTGAAGCCAGAAAGCCTCAAATCCAGGCAAAACTAGCTTCGCAGCAGAAAGAATACGCCCAAGTTCAGGCGGACATCAAGGAGCGCCAGGAGCGCTTGTTGCGTGAGGAAGCTGAACGAAAGCGCAAAGCGGCTGAAGCTGAAGCAAAGCGCAAAGCGGCTTACGAAGCCGAGCAAAAGCGTCTTGCAGAAGAAGCCGCTGCCAAGAAGAAGGAATATAAAAAGAAGGCTTACGTTCCTCCAGCGCCGGCAGAACCCGAGGTGAGCACCTCTAATGGTTCCAGCGCCTGGGGATTGGTAAAGCCAACGACCAGCAACAATCTGACTTCCTCCTTCGGCTGGCGTCCAACGCCCGCCGGAACCATTGATTATGGTGGACGTGGCGGATATGTGCACGCTGGCATCGACTGGGGCTTCGGTGGCCAGTGTGGTGCGCCCATTACGGCTGCAGCCGATGGTGAAGTGTGGATGGCTGGCTGGGGCGGTACCTCCGGAAATAAGGTGCTCATTTCCCACGGCGTAGTTCGTGGCAAGGCACTGGCGACCGGGTACCACCACATGTCACAAGTCGCCGTGAGCGTAGGGCAGCACGTCAAGCAGGGCCAAGTTATTGGCTACGTTGGCACCACCGGCAACTCCACAGGCTGCCACCTGCACTTCGAAACTATTGTCAATGGCACGGCCGTGAACCCATTGGGACTTCTCTAGCGCTAGACTTGTAGTCTGCGTGCGAGAATTCGCCCGCGACATGCAAGGAGTAACGTGGCTAAGAAGAATCAAGAAGATCGGGTGATCGCGAGCAACCGCAAGGCGCGCCACGATTTTGAAATCCTCGATACCTTCGAAGCTGGCATGGTTCTCACTGGTACGGAAGTCAAGTCATTGCGAGAAGGCAAAGCCTCACTCGTTGACGGCTTCGGCCAGTTCTACCGTGGTGAGCTTTATATCGAGAACGTCTACATCCCTGAGTACCTCAACGGATCATGGACCAATCACGCGGCACGTCGCCGTCGCAAGCTCCTGCTGCACCGGCAAGAACTGCTCAAGATCGAGCGCAAGATCGGCGAGGCTGGACTCACTGTTGTTCCGCTGAGCTTGTACTTCAAGTCAGGTCGGGCAAAGATCGAGATCGGTATCGCCCGTGGTAAGCGTGAGTACGACAAGCGCCAGACCCTGCGCGAGCAACAGGACAACCGCGAAGCAATGCGCGCCATGCGCGAGCGCAACCGAGGGCACGCCTAAAACTTGGTGTGGCGCATTCCGCGTTGGGGTAGAGCACGTGGATGAGTTATGATTGATGAACACGCTTTCGGG encodes:
- the ftsE gene encoding cell division ATP-binding protein FtsE encodes the protein MIKFENVSMVYEPRQQNAALDDINIEISRGEFAFLVGESGSGKSTFLSLVLREKRSTDGAVYVAGQNLNRIPSRRVPKLRRDIGFVFQDFRLLRERTVFDNVAFAMEVIGASRAQIRERVPDALKLVGLEDKARRKPTELSGGEQQRVGIARAIVNKPSILLADEPTGNLDRKNSIEVMNVLNRINQNGTTVLMATHAHELVSEYRHRVIELQRGQVIRDEVEGQYTPMTTVVNQDGSRELLVGDSAVEHHEDSQVAEDQKDEDQ
- a CDS encoding type II secretion system F family protein encodes the protein MIAFFALLGGLGLAVLVDWLLFAPWVRAPKRRSAIKGALLQAGMTNVTPPKFLMICLVCGVASGLLTLGLTGAWLFALLFFSFGIFAPWAFLRRQASRRRAALQEQWPEVVDHLRSAIRAGLSLPEALSQLATVGPKILRPLFGDFALDYRATANFNVALEQLGERMADPVADKILTTLRITREVGGTDLGHTLATLSAFLRDDVRTRGELAARQSWIVSAARLAVAAPWILLLILGTQDAAKDAYMTAGGVLVLGLGVLISIVCYRIMLRLGTLPAEERVLS
- a CDS encoding CpaF family protein: MEALSIVEDEVRELVRRRGLDPAKQPTLIKSLIEEVIKDYDERALLGAVPSLGSLDAARQTIFDNVAGFGALQPLLDDPTVEEIWINAPHQVFCARGGQSQLTHIRMESSEIAALVERMLKSSGRRLDLSQPFVDCQLPDGSRLHVVIPDITHEHWAVNIRKFIARVGKLDDLVELDSLSRQAALYLSTAINAGLNVIVTGPTQAGKTTMLNCLASSIGPRERIITIEEIFELNLSLRDVVAMQTRLANLEGMGEITMRRLVKEALRMRPDRIIVGEVREAESLDMLIALNSGISGLCTLHANSARDAITKICTLPLLAGPNITSDFTVKTVAACIDLVVHCVRSPGGNRYVNEVLSIRNRVEAGQIESSTLFERRDGSLRASPGADWEHEKFDLAGINVAELMAV
- the prfB gene encoding peptide chain release factor 2 produces the protein MAKTDFSAEIRTLRSTFSAIEDVSDVDQIKADIATLSEEAGAPDLWDDPAAAQIVTSKLSYRQSELERLTKLKTRIDDLEVLVELAELEDDDETLQEAEKELMGIRKALDDLEIVTLLSGEFDSRGAVVTIRSGAGGVDAADFAEMLMRMYLRWAEKRGFKATVMDTSYAEEAGLKSATFEIDEPYAFGTLSVEAGTHRLVRISPFDNQGRRQTSFAAVEVVPLIEQTDSIEIPESEIRVDVFRSSGPGGQSVNTTDSAVRMTHIPTGVVVSMQNEKSQIQNRAAALRVLQSRLLLLKKEQEDAQKKEFAGDVKASWGDQMRSYVLNPYQMVKDLRTEHEVGNTQAVLDGEIDDFIDAGIRWRAGQRRPSK
- the smpB gene encoding SsrA-binding protein SmpB; this translates as MAKKNQEDRVIASNRKARHDFEILDTFEAGMVLTGTEVKSLREGKASLVDGFGQFYRGELYIENVYIPEYLNGSWTNHAARRRRKLLLHRQELLKIERKIGEAGLTVVPLSLYFKSGRAKIEIGIARGKREYDKRQTLREQQDNREAMRAMRERNRGHA
- the ftsX gene encoding permease-like cell division protein FtsX is translated as MRLGFILREAAKGLRQNVVMVVSVVLVTFVSLTFVGASILLQLQINQMKGYWYDRMEVAIYLCDDTSTSPNCGGNEATDAQRQNIEKVLKSEQLAPYIKEYAYESKDQAYKNFLDQYENSSLVDQITPEQLPESFRVALVDPEKYPVINEAFSTVDGVDSVIDQRDLLEKVFQLVRVASAAAAVVAIVMIICAVLLTGTTIQLSAMHRRLETTIMRLVGASKATIQLPFIIEGVIASLIGGLLASGTLWLLLKFLVEDKLASENVGVAFISTGVVWLVAPVLLIIGIVLATISSVVTLKRYLKV
- a CDS encoding type II secretion system F family protein; translated protein: MNSYVSWAALCGLGFGLGIWIILVNLPGWRKMAFAERIAPHVRVGVRSSRMLEDSWHSESGHSALAQLASPLISQMRKFASSHSPSNDILKKRLHAAGLEMSIIDYRSQEIICAMAGVVAGAVCTAFISMQYDLSLVFSIVAVICCGMLGYALRGWWLGEQIHRRARKILTQFPTVAEVLALTVGAGESTTGAIERISRICHGVIGEEFVKTLNDIHSGTPMVHAMQNMSDRMQVGTISRFVDAIVVATERGTPLAQVLRDQAQDVRDASKRELMEVAGKREIFMLVPVVFGILPLTIVFAVFPGLALLEMSY
- a CDS encoding TadE/TadG family type IV pilus assembly protein, translated to MANLQRTISAALRKTSQDESGSAIVEFIFAATVLLIPMVYLILAASHLQAGSYAVVGAADQAAKVFALADTPIQAQADAKETVRRAMNNFGYSNAKTSISCDSECLSPGSVVTVTVELDVPLPFVSAMFDVSAFSVDSAASQRVDQFG
- a CDS encoding M23 family metallopeptidase, with the translated sequence MLSNAVRSKFLRATLGGAMALALTLPAGIVAADELDDKKAQVEGNINNLEQDMEFLDADIQATDKKLRDQQAQVPAAEQALADAQSRVANAQAAVADLNNRLIAAQGTRDQVAAEIEANAKKISEAKEAMASIASEAYKRGGVSSGLDMILNMESATEIADGLDLANRAMASQSATYNDLAQEQANNENNKVRLDAVEKEISSLKSQAEDALAQEQAARTQAQNAKNELDALVASTEKLGAELEARKPQIQAKLASQQKEYAQVQADIKERQERLLREEAERKRKAAEAEAKRKAAYEAEQKRLAEEAAAKKKEYKKKAYVPPAPAEPEVSTSNGSSAWGLVKPTTSNNLTSSFGWRPTPAGTIDYGGRGGYVHAGIDWGFGGQCGAPITAAADGEVWMAGWGGTSGNKVLISHGVVRGKALATGYHHMSQVAVSVGQHVKQGQVIGYVGTTGNSTGCHLHFETIVNGTAVNPLGLL
- a CDS encoding TadE/TadG family type IV pilus assembly protein; amino-acid sequence: MRRVVPNGIPPVFRRFFGESKGSAVAEFVMITTLLVLIALTLIQLALVLHVRNTLIDAAANGAHYGALANRSTADAQDRTRHLITESLHSGFAGNISVRSANVGEGSVITVSVETKVPLVGLLPNGWNLHVQGEAVKYG